Within Sorghum bicolor cultivar BTx623 chromosome 2, Sorghum_bicolor_NCBIv3, whole genome shotgun sequence, the genomic segment CTGAAAACTGATCAGTTCTTTTGTTCCTACCAATGACCATCAAAATTCTATCTAGCTTTTCctcatatattttttctttctaGAACCGTATGGCATTCACCTCTAGTATAGTTGGCATATGatacaaaaaaataaataattggcATACCACTTACCCCTCATATTTTCTTCGAGTACATTACTACATAAGTGGCAAAGCATAATATAATCATCCTCATCACATCTTCCCCTTCAGAATCTTCTCTGAGACTGTTTTCTCGTCGAGACTGTTTTGTCGTGGTTCATGTCTGAAATTGAGATAAAGATGGCATCTTGTATTTGAGCCCAAGGAAATCACAAGATTTCTTTCGATATGTTCGGCAATTACTGAATTCAAGACTATTAAAATTGGTTATCAAATTGCTTACAGAAAGTGTGGGTACTTCTATTAAATTCCTTGACGGCAAATATAATAACAATAGTTATTAGGCTTAAAAATAAGAACCAACAGACACATATATTGGCCTCCTCTCTCAGCAGAGTCTCATCACTTGCACGTCGAGACGAGGATCCTTCTAGGCGGCAACGACGGCCGGCGCGCGTGGAGCGTGGCGAGGTTGTCGAGGATGAGGATGTCGCCCTTCCGCCACTGGAACTGGATGCTCTCCTCCTCGATGATCTCCCCGATCCGCTGAACAAAGCTCGCCGGGATCTCGCTGCCGTCGGCCGCCGTGGCAGAGCTCACCTCCTTGCCGTGCATCCCCACCACCGTGTTGAACCACATCCTGCGGCCCCCGCGGCCCCGGGAAGACCCGCGTCAGCCTGCGCCGCCCCAGGATCGTCTTGGCGCTGCCGTCCGGGAGCCATTCTACGTCCATGCCCAGTGCTTTCGCTCTGCATTACGACGTACACATATCAGTCAATGTCATAGATTATGTTGTGATGTCCTGATTATTTATTGAtttcttgttcgtttggcttaGACTTGCTAAAACAATGTTACACAATACGGGACCAATGCTTctggcttcatctctttgtttcTTACGGAAGATCACCAACAAACATTTTTGCAAGGCGACTGCAATACGGTGGCAAGTTGATTATTACGTGTTTGGTTACCTGTTCTCTGCCTCGGCCTTGTCAGAGGTGCCAAACGCGTCCTCCCACCCTCGCCCCCGCATGGATCTGTTGTCGTTCCTGCTCAGCGCCGTGAGCGTGTAGCGGAGCCTCTTGGCGTCCAGCTCCTCCACCATCTCCGGGAACTCCTGCAGCGCCCGCCCGCTCAGTGACCCGGAAGCTCGGCACGAACGGCGTCTCCCCGCCCTCCGGGCTCCGGCGGCGGTACCTCGCAGAACAGTATCaccttctctggaaactccttgatctgcatgcatgcatggatcaaATCAAATGTCACACGGAAGCTAATTAAGCTACTGCTTGCCACGCATCGCATACGCACCAGCACCATCTCGTGATGGAAGTAGACGAACTGCTGCTCGAGGGGTCCCTCGTTGGCGGTCCAGACGCGGCCGTGGACGTGGGTACGCGGCGCCGAGCCGATGTACCGGATGTCCGGCCACCCCAGGGCCTCCACGACGGCGTCGAACTCCACGGCGTCGCGGACGTCGAAGCCGCGCAGCAGGACGGCGCTGCTGGCGATAACCTTGCCCTCCAGCCACTCCCGGCTGGCCCTCAGCGCGGCCACGAGAGCCTCGTGGTCTTTGTGCTCCTCCGTCGCCGGCGTCAGGACCAGCGGCATTTTTCGCTCGCCGTCGATTAAGGTCTTCTGGCCCTCGCACTCGCCGACGCGGAAGAAATCGCCGTGCCGTGGTGGCGTTTGCGCGGTGGTGTGCAGTGGCCTCCGTGACGAGCGCGTTGTTGATGGAGACCTTGGCTTGCAGCCACTCCCTGTTGGCTTCCAGGGCCGCCATGAGAGCCTCGTAGTCGCCATTGTTATTGTTGCTTCCGCTTTGTTTTATTGGCGTGGCATCTGTCGTCTTTTCATCCTTGGAGTCGTCGGCGTTGAACAGATCATCATCTTTTGAATATAGGAAGCTTGATTTTCCTGAGGTTCAAACAGAATGAAAGAACATTGCCGGTATTTATAGGCAGGAGATTCGGGCAGTGCGGAACACTTATACTAGTACTACTCTCTGGTTTTTGGAGTTGAGAAAGCGACATAACAAAGTCATCTGTCCTTTGTCAAAGAAAGATTGCTAGGCGGGTGAGATAACAAGGGTTGTGCCATATTATATGGAAAACCTCGTCGCGATTAGTTATCACTACCGGATTGGGGGGCAAAGCCCAAATCGCTCACGGCGAaggctttgccgtgtgttgctcacggcGAAGAACACACAGTAAATTCTCCCACGGTAAACTTTATCTTTGCTCACGGCCAAATTGTGGACACACGGCGAAGTTTTGCCATGAGTCAACACTGACACACGGCAAAAAAAAGGTAACGGACGGCGTGAAACGGTGGGGGACGGTTTGACAGCAGCGTTTGCCGTGTGTTGCACATGGTAAACCTTTGCCGTGAGCTAGAGTGGGCACACGGTAAAAATTATaaagaattttttattttttctgaaaagagggtttgccgtgtgcctgcaTGGTAGCACACGGCAAACATTGAATATTTGCCGTGTGCTACTAtccaggcacacggcaaagtgtcaatgtttgccgtgtgtcagaatgggcacacggcaaacccccTTCCCAGGTATGGACTAGGCGGCCTGGTAAgcgggtttgccgtgtgctatGGTCatagcacacggcaaagattGGTTTTTGTCGTGTGTTATGGCTCTAGCACACGACAAACCCCCTTTCCAGGTTTTTTTGTTTTATGCTTTTGCAGCCACATGTATCATAGCACAGTTTACATTAATCACACATAGCACACAAATACCACAATATATCACACACTTGCCACAATAACCACGATATACCAAATCTCTCACATATATATAACGTACATGTCACATACATAAACACATGTTCATCACCAAGTCCATCACAAGTCTGAGGAAACCACAAGTTCAACAACACGTCCGAGAAAACGACAAATTCCATGAACAAACTACAAGTTCACCAACCGAATCCATCTCGTCTGCCCCATGAATCGCCTGGAGGTTGGTACGGATTGACATGGTCGCTCCACCCACCGTCTTGAGGACTTTGCTCATTGGGCGCTTGAGTAGAACCCTGGGAGTGAAGCTGCACAAAGGATGAGACAAACGTGTCATAAGTGAATTTTGAGATTAAATACTTGAAGTTGAAGATATACATAGGGgtttcaaatgaaaattttggcagcacctcccctacACGAGGAGGTTCCCAAGACCTGCAAGAAAAGCATCAGCACGAATGCCGACAAGCATAGCGGCACGATGGCCGGCCGACATGCACAGCGGCTCGATGGCACGCAACCACAATTACATCTACATCTACAAAGGTAGAGATTGCATGGTTAAGTGAAGTGAAACTCACTGGGCTAGGTCCACCTAGAGCAGGTGGAACGTACAAGTTTGGTGGCGGAGGTGCTACCATCTGAGCCCCAAGAGTTCGCATGTAGATGGCCATCTCCCTGTACTGTGTCTCTAACTCGGTGATCCTGACTTCCTTTTGCGAAAGCTGGGTCTACAAGGTTGAATACTTGTGTTACAAAGCTATGTTATGATTGAACGATTGAGCGCGAATGAAACAATGAGAACCTGGAGGTTGGTGATGATGCAGTCGGCTGCGGTCGGCCTCGAGCGTACCCCAGAGCTGCTTTGGCCCTGGCGCCTGTCCTTTGCTCTGATCTGGGAGAGAGTAGGAGTCCTCGAGGAGTCAATCAAGGGGTCGGCAACCCAGTACCGCCCATGTTGCTTGCCTCCCCCTGCCCTCATGGCTGCTTCTCCACTGATGGCCTCATTGTAGGGATCGAAGTCAGGGTCATGGATCGCATGTGCTGAATCACAGTATGAGCTGATCCGGCTATGGACGGTGGAGTTGGTGTACGCCTCAGCAGGGTCGTCCGggctgtaggtgatgtcggccgTCGCCTTCCCCTTCTTGGACAGAGCATAGGCCCCCAACGGGCCTATATCCTGCCCAGGGTGTGCGGCTTCCTGCGAAAAAAACAAGAAGATGATTAGAGGGTATGCACATATGACCGTTAGAATAAATCAATAAATCCTCATACTTACATATCTTTCTTTGTATTCCTCGAGGGTAAGGCTCCCTTGATGGTGTGATGGACCTGACATCTTTCTGCATCGCACGCGGGCAGCGTCGTGCTAGTCCCGCCATTCCTGGTTGCACCACCAGTCCACCATCATTTCCCAGCACATCCCTTTGCCCTCCACCCAGTACAGTGGCACCTACACGTGATCAAGAACATGACATTTAACAAGACCAAATTAACGTTACTTAAATTACCAAGAAATTAATGTTACGTACAAGCATGAACTGTTCCTTGGACAGTGTAGTGTCCCTTGCGACATCTTTGTGTATCTTCACATGCTCGTACTGGGccttgtaatttatgattgcctGGATGCGCGCCTCGTAGTGCATGTCCTTGATGCTCTTGACACATTTTTTTCCAAAAATGTGATTGGCCTGTTCCTCATATTCGGGCTCCACTCTAAAGAAATCCTGCATGTACACATGATGTAGACAGTCATTATGTATAGAAGGACTAAAGAATGTGAAGTGGTGAGCAAGTGCGAGGAATTCTTACCCACATCTCCTTGATCACCCTCAAGGCCTTGTTGCCGAAGTTCCTGCCAAGTACATCTGTGGTATCCGGCGCGCCTCCGTAGTGCTGAAATGTCCATGCCGGCTCCAGAGCCCCCGCAAGAGTGACCACGCCAGGGAAGTGCAACCTGCACAAGCCACCAAGGATGGTACTGGGGTGTCGTTGGTGACCAACTCCCGCTACTAGTACCTTAAAGGACCTGCACAAGTGGTTAACCAAAATTAGTAGTTCATATTGTGAATTTGAACATAAGGaatgtcgaagtagtgctttgaAACATACTTTTGCCCTCGTGGCCGAATCAATGGGCGATGGTCGATGAATATCGGTCGATTGGGAAGCTGATTGGGACCTCGTTGCCAGATATCTGGCGGGGCCCCGtcatcctcgtcctcctcctcctcctcctcctgctcctcatgTGCCTCGGTGGtcgtctcctcctgctcctcctgctcCCAGGTGGGCGTCTCCTGCTGCTGCACCATGGGTGTCTCCCCCTGAAGACTGCTAACGCTCCTGGTCCTCCTGCTCGAGGTCCGCCTCGACCGGCTCCTCGACCTGCTCCCCGACCCCTCAGGCTGCTCCTGAGGCTCCTCCCTCGGTCGGGCGTACCGTGACCTCACATTCCTCATGCCGCCCACCATCTTTGTTCAGTGACCTACATGTAAGAAGAGTAAATCAGTAACCACAAATAAACAACATGTACTTAGATAGAGATGCAAATTAAGGATAACATAATATTACATGTATTAGAAAtaatcatcatcttcataaCCGGCATCCGGTGCATCCTCCATCTCATCATCTGTACCAGCCATGTCTAGGTACTCATCACTAACTGGAGGAGCATCGATATTGTTATTTTCATTGTCTAAGCATAACTGCTCAAGTAATTGTAAGTCCCTCACATCTTCAACCTCAACGTCATCGTCGTCTTCAACAACAATGGCCACATCCATGGCTTCAGTTAAGTCTATGACAAAAGTCCCTTCTAGAGCCTCTTCTTGATAGAAATCCCCTTCATATGTGTCCGTGTCAAGGTTGTAATCTTCCTTGTTTGGTACCGGTACTCCACCGTGCGATGATACCTTGTGCACAACATCCCAACCCTTAAGACGTGCATCGGTTTTGCACGGGTACGACGTATAATAAACTTGTGTGGCCTGTTGGGCCACAATGTATACATCATCTCCTGGTAAGGCGGAATCCTGTCGAATTTCGACTAGCCCAAGATTAGGCGTCCGTCTTGTTACTTTAGGGTCAAACCAATGATATTTGAATATGACGGATTTAATATCTTTGCAACCATGAAACATGAGTTCGTATATGTCTTCAATTCTTCCATAATAGTCCATCCCATTTTGGCCGGGCGTGAAAACTCCAGTATTTGTCGTTTTCCGGTTAGGACGACTTTGCTCGTGCCTTGTTGTGTGGAAGCGATATCCATTCACATCATAACTGGCATATGACATGACCCTATGTGCACAACCATGGGCAACCTGTCTTAACTCGGCGCTCATAAGCGCATCGGTTTGGCTCTGCAAGGTGAAGAAGGATAGTACATTATATTACCCGCTCGTATCATCTACTTGCAATGTGATACTAAGTACACGAGGGAAAGTACCTTTTCTTGGAACCAAGAAATGAAATCAGGACTTCCAGTGCGTGCACAGTGTTTAAGAAGTGTATCAAGCTCTTGTGGGGTTGGTTCCCTTGATCGACGCCAGAATTCATTTCGAAATTGCCTGCATCGTTGGGGactcgacgaaagctagtcggcagtctaccttggggtatacccacggtagtagtttatcggtagacggtgcgcaagctacgaactcgatggtgacgcaagacacggacaagctttttattcaGGTtcagccgccgtgtgggcgtaatacctacgtcctgcgtctggttgtattgatttgtgttgagagaataatgtgtatgatctgtcctctaggggacccctgcccctccttatatatcctgaagggacagagttacaagcaaagtattctatttggtacaatatcttgtagccttgcggtgcacaccgaccagtcgtgcgccgcacgtcttcatcctgtgggccgagccacctctgatggtgcgggccatataggcccatgagggtatagaggtttatacccccacagctagtccccgagcaccatgtattgtgatgtaacacgccgtcttgagcttcttcgatcagtgaggcttgacgtcttcaataagcaggaaagtcgcccaaacagttgcaacgatattttgaccaactcaaaagacagttgaccaacattgacatcgaagaagcaggttgttcgaagaatgcatggtgctctaaattaaaaaaaaagatttctttcctggtgaagtgtgcccactttacttttctaaaaagtatagacctAAAAAAAAGCAAGCTtattcaccgtaaggtgaagtgtgcccacttagtccgcgagcctggtagtaggtgacgtaggcacgtggtgccagggtctaaaaagaaaatcatcTTAAAATTTCTGATACTaacatgcatcgctagatgcatcgtaccgatgtagtccccgagcttgctggaaggcgaagtatgagccttgtagcaaggtctaaaaaattaaaattatctagtccaattcatatgtaactgagaaaAGCAGTCCCAAGCTGCGGTCGGAGAGTGATCGAAGCAAGTCCTGAGCACAGCGcagggagtgattgatgagtctCCGAGCACGATCGGTAGTCAGCACAGTCTCCGAGCACGACATAGAGACTGATCGGCCAGTCTCCGAGCGTGGTTgcgaacgtaaacgtgctcggtggtcggcatagtccccgagcacggcgtagagactgttagacaagtccccgagcgtggttgggaacgtaaacgtactcggtggtcggcacagtcttcaag encodes:
- the LOC110432377 gene encoding uncharacterized protein LOC110432377 — protein: MVGGMRNVRSRYARPREEPQEQPEGSGSRSRSRSRRTSSRRTRSVSSLQGETPMVQQQETPTWEQEEQEETTTEAHEEQEEEEEEDEDDGAPPDIWQRGPNQLPNRPIFIDHRPLIRPRGQKSFKVLVAGVGHQRHPSTILGGLCRLHFPGVVTLAGALEPAWTFQHYGGAPDTTDVLGRNFGNKALRVIKEMWDFFRVEPEYEEQANHIFGKKCVKSIKDMHYEARIQAIINYKAQYEHVKIHKDVARDTTLSKEQFMLVPLYWVEGKGMCWEMMVDWWCNQEWRD